The proteins below come from a single Arthrobacter crystallopoietes genomic window:
- a CDS encoding tryptophan-rich sensory protein, with amino-acid sequence MDSTARDQTGLAIPVLVLASGIIAIIGAFLGSGAIVGTPIQDAAGGWLSADSTPLAPASPAFRIWSVIYLGLFAYSIWQLLPAQRLSDRHRRLRLWAAAAMLLNAGWIWVVQAGWLAASLLVIVVLLAVLVRILFILMRTRAENAADTIITDGTFGLYLGWVTVATIANTSAVLGAAGFSGFGLSVPLLASVVLALAAVIGIAQAWRTGGRIAPALALAWGLAWIAVGRVDGGLESTGTAIAAAICSAAVLLAAVVLWLKFRRVERAT; translated from the coding sequence ATGGATTCAACAGCGCGAGACCAGACCGGCCTGGCCATTCCGGTGCTGGTGCTGGCCAGCGGCATCATCGCGATTATCGGCGCCTTTCTGGGCAGCGGCGCGATTGTCGGCACGCCCATTCAGGACGCCGCCGGAGGGTGGCTCTCGGCCGATTCCACGCCGCTGGCGCCGGCTTCACCGGCCTTCCGGATCTGGTCCGTGATCTATCTGGGCCTGTTCGCCTATTCCATCTGGCAGTTGCTGCCGGCCCAGCGACTTTCGGACCGCCATCGCAGACTCAGGCTATGGGCAGCAGCTGCCATGCTGCTGAACGCAGGGTGGATCTGGGTGGTGCAGGCCGGCTGGCTGGCTGCCAGCCTGTTGGTGATCGTGGTCCTGCTGGCGGTCCTGGTCCGCATCCTGTTCATCCTGATGCGCACCCGAGCGGAGAATGCCGCGGACACAATCATTACCGACGGCACCTTCGGCCTCTATCTGGGCTGGGTCACGGTCGCGACGATAGCGAACACGTCGGCGGTGCTCGGCGCGGCCGGCTTCTCCGGCTTCGGCCTGTCCGTGCCTTTGCTGGCTTCCGTTGTCCTCGCGCTAGCTGCCGTGATCGGCATCGCGCAGGCCTGGCGGACCGGCGGCAGGATTGCTCCCGCACTTGCCCTCGCCTGGGGCCTGGCCTGGATCGCCGTCGGCAGGGTGGACGGCGGATTGGAATCCACCGGTACGGCGATCGCCGCCGCGATCTGCTCGGCCGCAGTACTGCTGGCCGCCGTCGTGCTTTGGCTGAAATTCCGGCGCGTGGAGCGGGCAACCTAA
- a CDS encoding phytoene/squalene synthase family protein, whose translation MMDNQAQAGLYASVAQEAAAVVIRRYSTSFSLATRLLEKPVRRHVENIYALVRIADECVDGACAGSGSAPEAIRSCLDKLEQETLDALTGCYSSNLVVHAFSITAREVGIGTELIRPFFASMRADLEQTGHTRDSFDAYVYGSAEVVGLMCVRAFLLGSPVDAGHLARLDGGARRLGAAFQKVNFLRDLSDDYQDLGRSYFPGVTVGEFSDAQKDALLGDIEADLAAAAAVIPELPAGSRTAVAAVHALFAELAKRLRAVPARELLSRRVRVPDAVKLRLVAAAWIGQQPAVSGTWRLRRVPLLAALHRSSR comes from the coding sequence ATGATGGATAACCAGGCGCAGGCGGGACTGTACGCATCCGTTGCTCAGGAGGCCGCCGCCGTCGTTATCCGGCGCTATTCCACCTCATTCTCCCTGGCCACGCGGCTGCTGGAAAAGCCCGTCCGCCGCCATGTGGAAAACATATACGCGCTCGTCCGGATTGCCGATGAATGCGTCGACGGGGCCTGCGCGGGATCCGGTTCCGCACCGGAAGCCATCCGCAGCTGTTTGGACAAGCTCGAGCAGGAAACCCTGGACGCCCTGACCGGTTGCTACAGCTCCAACCTGGTGGTCCATGCCTTCTCGATCACTGCCCGTGAGGTAGGTATCGGGACGGAGCTGATCCGCCCGTTCTTCGCTTCCATGCGCGCGGACCTGGAGCAGACCGGACACACCCGCGACAGTTTCGACGCGTACGTGTACGGCTCGGCCGAGGTAGTGGGGCTGATGTGCGTGCGGGCCTTCCTGCTCGGCAGCCCCGTTGATGCCGGGCATTTGGCCAGGCTCGACGGCGGTGCCCGCCGCTTGGGCGCGGCGTTCCAGAAGGTGAATTTCCTGCGCGATCTCTCTGATGATTACCAGGATCTGGGCCGGAGTTACTTTCCCGGCGTCACCGTCGGCGAGTTCAGCGACGCCCAGAAGGATGCTTTGCTGGGCGACATCGAGGCTGACCTGGCCGCTGCTGCTGCGGTCATTCCTGAACTGCCCGCCGGCAGCCGGACCGCCGTTGCGGCGGTGCACGCTTTGTTCGCCGAGCTGGCCAAACGGCTGCGCGCCGTCCCCGCCCGGGAACTGCTGTCGCGGCGCGTGCGTGTGCCGGACGCGGTCAAGCTGCGGCTGGTGGCCGCCGCCTGGATCGGGCAGCAGCCGGCTGTGTCCGGCACCTGGAGGCTGCGGCGGGTGCCCTTGCTTGCCGCGCTGCACAGGAGCAGCCGGTGA
- a CDS encoding SDR family oxidoreductase, with protein MKQQVLVTGATGYIGGRLVPRLLDAGYQVRVLVRSPAKLKAVPWHDQVEIVEGDLGDAATVARACDGVQTFFYLVHSMGSGEGFERKELEMARTVAEAAARAHVQRIVYLGGLHPEGVELSRHMRSRTAVGRVLLEGDVPAVVFQAGVVIGSGSASFEMIRHLTENLPVMPAPSWVRRKIEPIAIRDVLHYLVHAPQLPAGLNRTFDIGSREVLTYAGIMYGYAHQAGLAQRRVYSLPIPAPKLAGWWVALTTPIPHSMAVPLVESLQHDAVAAEHDIDDYIPTPDGGLTDYRSALQLALGKMASGEVETSWTNASQAPPSDPLPSDPEWAGQTVFVDERTRSTDVAPEHVWRVIEGIGGANGWYSWPAAWAIRGVLDKLVGGAGHNRGRRHADRLVVGDAVDWWRVEAIEDSPAGKVLRLRAEMRVPGEAWLELSALADGGAAGIGTTYRQRAIYFPRGLSGKLYWWLVLPFHGLIFPSMARKIIQRAAAYQSSSMVTRNPVT; from the coding sequence ATGAAGCAACAGGTACTGGTAACCGGCGCAACCGGCTATATCGGCGGGCGGCTGGTCCCGCGGCTGCTCGACGCGGGCTACCAAGTCCGCGTGCTGGTGCGCTCTCCCGCGAAGCTCAAGGCCGTCCCGTGGCATGACCAGGTGGAGATCGTCGAAGGTGACCTCGGCGATGCGGCCACCGTGGCGCGGGCGTGCGACGGCGTGCAGACGTTCTTCTATCTGGTCCATTCCATGGGCTCCGGTGAGGGCTTCGAGCGCAAGGAACTCGAGATGGCCCGGACGGTTGCCGAGGCAGCCGCCCGCGCCCACGTCCAGCGGATCGTTTACCTGGGTGGGCTGCACCCGGAGGGCGTGGAACTCTCCCGGCACATGCGCTCGCGCACCGCCGTCGGACGGGTGCTGCTGGAAGGCGACGTGCCCGCGGTGGTGTTCCAGGCCGGCGTCGTTATTGGTTCCGGTTCCGCCTCCTTCGAGATGATCCGCCACCTCACCGAAAACCTGCCCGTCATGCCGGCGCCGAGCTGGGTGCGGCGGAAAATAGAGCCGATCGCCATCCGCGATGTGCTGCACTATCTGGTGCACGCGCCGCAGCTGCCGGCAGGGCTGAACCGCACCTTCGACATCGGTTCGCGCGAGGTGCTGACCTATGCGGGCATCATGTACGGCTACGCGCATCAGGCGGGGCTGGCGCAGCGGCGGGTCTACTCGCTGCCCATCCCGGCGCCGAAGCTGGCCGGCTGGTGGGTGGCGCTGACCACGCCGATCCCGCACTCCATGGCCGTGCCGCTGGTGGAATCCCTCCAGCACGACGCCGTCGCCGCTGAGCACGACATCGACGACTACATTCCAACGCCCGACGGCGGGCTGACCGACTACCGCTCGGCCCTTCAGCTGGCGCTGGGCAAGATGGCCAGCGGCGAGGTGGAGACCAGCTGGACCAACGCCTCGCAGGCCCCGCCCTCGGATCCGCTGCCCAGCGATCCCGAGTGGGCCGGGCAGACGGTCTTCGTGGACGAGCGCACGCGCAGCACCGACGTGGCGCCGGAGCACGTGTGGCGGGTGATCGAAGGCATCGGCGGGGCCAACGGCTGGTACTCCTGGCCCGCCGCCTGGGCAATCCGCGGCGTGCTGGACAAACTGGTGGGCGGCGCCGGGCACAACCGCGGGCGGCGGCATGCCGACCGGCTGGTCGTGGGCGATGCCGTGGACTGGTGGCGGGTGGAAGCCATCGAGGACTCTCCCGCGGGCAAGGTGCTGCGGCTGCGCGCGGAAATGCGGGTGCCGGGCGAGGCCTGGCTGGAACTCTCCGCGCTGGCCGATGGCGGCGCCGCCGGTATCGGCACCACCTACCGCCAGCGCGCCATCTATTTCCCACGCGGCCTGTCCGGCAAGCTCTACTGGTGGCTGGTGCTCCCGTTCCATGGGCTGATTTTTCCGTCCATGGCGCGCAAGATCATTCAGCGGGCCGCGGCGTACCAGAGCAGCAGCATGGTCACCAGGAATCCGGTCACGTAG
- a CDS encoding lycopene cyclase domain-containing protein encodes MTYLLLNLGFLALAAAMALVAALVHRRRQAVSGLPAGRPRKVIAAVVLGFLVLCVLTAVFDNLMIAVGLFEYSAEHTSGWRIGLAPLEDFAYVLAAAVLLPAVWILLPGGKGAHDE; translated from the coding sequence ATGACATACCTGCTGCTCAACCTCGGCTTCCTGGCCCTCGCCGCGGCTATGGCTCTCGTGGCGGCGCTGGTCCACCGACGCCGGCAGGCGGTGAGCGGGCTTCCGGCGGGACGGCCGCGGAAGGTGATTGCCGCCGTCGTGCTTGGTTTTCTGGTGCTGTGCGTGCTGACGGCGGTGTTCGATAACCTGATGATCGCCGTCGGGCTGTTCGAGTACAGTGCGGAGCATACATCCGGGTGGCGGATCGGGCTCGCGCCGCTGGAGGACTTCGCCTACGTGCTGGCCGCGGCCGTGCTGCTGCCGGCGGTGTGGATTCTGCTGCCGGGAGGGAAGGGAGCGCACGATGAATGA
- a CDS encoding cryptochrome/photolyase family protein: MTTSLVWFRDDLRVRDNPALLAAVADSPAAALYVLDEESSGIRPLGGAGRWWLHCALEDLRLELDKLGVPLLLRRGPAAGIVRDVAEELDAGAVYWNRRYGGPERQVDAEVKQKSGEAGLPAESFQASLLHEPWRIRTGQGNPYKVFTPFWKTVSELDFRKPLDAPEPGQRFRGRLPESEDLDSWELLPRRPDWAGGLRETWTPGAAAGHELLEDFTDGVLADYPQGRDRPATGGTSRLSPYLRWGHLSPFQIWHAVAARRNASNGEAIRTYVGELGWREFCWHQLYHQPLLAERNLRPEFDAFPWQRPGQGKRDNDGGTSPSSPNQDDGGASPAARVRAWQRGRTGVPLVDAGQRELWTTGWMHNRVRMVSASFLVKNLGIDWRVGEQWFWDTLVDADPANNPASWQWVAGSGADAAPFFRIFNPLTQQAKFDPDARYVSRWVPEYAGPDYPEPIVDVKESRQSALEAYQALRQNKAG, translated from the coding sequence ATGACGACGTCGTTGGTCTGGTTCCGCGACGATCTGCGCGTGCGGGACAATCCGGCGCTGCTGGCTGCCGTGGCGGACTCGCCTGCAGCGGCGCTGTACGTGCTGGACGAGGAGAGCTCGGGCATCCGGCCGCTTGGCGGTGCGGGCCGCTGGTGGCTGCACTGTGCGCTGGAGGACCTGCGCCTCGAGCTGGACAAGCTCGGCGTTCCGCTGCTGCTGCGCCGGGGGCCGGCCGCCGGGATCGTGCGCGATGTGGCGGAGGAGCTGGATGCCGGAGCCGTCTATTGGAACCGGCGCTACGGCGGCCCTGAGCGCCAGGTCGACGCCGAGGTCAAGCAGAAGTCCGGGGAGGCCGGCCTCCCCGCGGAGAGCTTCCAAGCCTCGCTGCTACACGAACCGTGGCGGATCCGCACCGGTCAAGGCAACCCGTACAAGGTTTTCACGCCGTTCTGGAAGACGGTTTCCGAGCTGGACTTCCGCAAGCCGCTCGATGCGCCGGAGCCCGGACAGCGCTTCCGCGGTCGCCTGCCGGAGTCCGAGGACCTGGACAGCTGGGAGCTGTTGCCTCGACGGCCCGATTGGGCGGGCGGCCTGCGTGAGACGTGGACTCCGGGAGCGGCGGCCGGCCACGAGCTGCTGGAGGACTTCACCGACGGAGTGCTGGCCGACTACCCGCAGGGCCGCGACCGCCCCGCCACCGGAGGCACCAGCCGGCTCTCCCCCTACCTGCGCTGGGGCCACCTCAGCCCGTTCCAAATTTGGCACGCCGTCGCGGCCCGCCGGAACGCGTCGAACGGCGAGGCAATCCGCACCTACGTCGGCGAACTGGGCTGGCGGGAGTTCTGCTGGCACCAGCTCTACCACCAGCCGCTGCTGGCGGAGCGGAACCTGCGTCCGGAATTCGACGCCTTCCCCTGGCAGCGGCCTGGGCAGGGCAAGCGGGACAACGACGGCGGCACCTCACCTTCCAGCCCGAACCAGGACGACGGCGGTGCCTCACCTGCCGCCCGGGTCCGCGCCTGGCAGCGCGGCAGGACCGGGGTTCCGCTCGTCGACGCCGGCCAGCGCGAGCTGTGGACCACCGGCTGGATGCACAACCGGGTCCGGATGGTCTCGGCCAGCTTCCTCGTTAAGAACCTGGGCATCGACTGGCGGGTCGGCGAGCAGTGGTTCTGGGACACACTGGTGGATGCCGACCCGGCGAACAACCCGGCGAGCTGGCAGTGGGTGGCAGGTTCGGGCGCGGACGCGGCACCGTTCTTCAGGATTTTCAACCCGCTGACCCAGCAGGCCAAGTTCGATCCGGACGCCCGCTATGTCTCCCGCTGGGTGCCGGAATACGCCGGCCCGGACTACCCGGAGCCGATTGTTGACGTGAAGGAATCACGGCAGTCGGCCCTTGAGGCGTACCAGGCACTGCGCCAGAACAAGGCCGGCTGA
- the crtI gene encoding phytoene desaturase family protein encodes MIGAGLAGLASAALLARDGYRVTVLEKQPDVGGRAGTWEQDGYRFDTGPSWYLMPEVFDHFFRLLGTSSAEQLDLSVLDPGYRVFFEGHDQAVDMRQDRGLNEKTFEQLEPGAGRKLGAYLDSAQETYELAKKYFLYTSFVSFKPLLTREVLRGGPKLARLLLEPLDRFAGRYVQDERLRQILGYPAVFLGSAPKLTPSMYHLMSHLDLDDGVLYPQGGFGRIIEAVHQLAEAAGASILTGAEVTAVLTESRPGGKPRAFGIRYRDRHGATHTLATDAVVSAADLHHTETQLLPSALQTYPEQYWRRRVAGPGAVLVMLGVEGKLPQLEHHSLLFTKDWDTNFEAIFGKQTKVPEPASIYVCKPSTTDPLVAPAGHENLFILVPVPPDPGLGAGGINGAGDERIEAIADAVIEQLAAWAGIDNLAGRIRLRRTVGPADFARDYNSWRGGVLGPAHVLKQSAFLRGRNKSRKVDGLYYAGGTTIPGIGLPMCLISAEILLKRVRGDITTTALAEPLLPSIGAGSGAVI; translated from the coding sequence GTGATCGGCGCCGGACTGGCAGGTCTGGCTTCGGCAGCATTGCTGGCCCGAGACGGATACCGGGTTACCGTCCTCGAAAAGCAGCCCGACGTGGGCGGCAGGGCCGGCACGTGGGAACAGGACGGCTACCGCTTCGACACCGGACCTTCCTGGTACCTGATGCCGGAAGTCTTCGACCATTTTTTCCGGTTGCTCGGCACCTCGTCCGCCGAACAGCTGGACCTGAGCGTGCTGGATCCCGGCTACCGGGTGTTCTTCGAAGGCCACGACCAGGCCGTGGACATGCGGCAGGACCGCGGCCTGAACGAGAAGACGTTCGAGCAGCTCGAGCCGGGAGCGGGCAGGAAGCTCGGTGCCTACCTGGACTCCGCCCAGGAGACCTACGAGCTGGCGAAAAAGTACTTCCTCTACACCTCCTTCGTCTCCTTCAAGCCGCTGCTGACCCGCGAAGTACTGCGCGGCGGGCCCAAGCTGGCCCGGCTGCTGCTGGAACCACTGGATAGGTTCGCCGGCCGGTATGTGCAGGACGAGCGGCTCCGCCAGATTCTGGGTTATCCCGCAGTGTTCCTCGGGTCGGCGCCGAAGCTGACGCCAAGCATGTACCACCTGATGAGCCATCTGGACCTGGACGACGGCGTGCTCTACCCGCAGGGCGGTTTCGGCCGCATCATCGAGGCGGTCCACCAACTGGCCGAAGCCGCGGGAGCGAGCATCCTGACGGGCGCCGAGGTGACCGCCGTCCTGACCGAAAGCCGTCCGGGCGGAAAGCCGCGGGCCTTCGGCATCCGCTACCGGGACCGGCACGGGGCAACTCATACCTTGGCTACGGACGCCGTGGTTTCCGCAGCCGACCTGCACCACACTGAAACACAGCTCCTGCCCAGCGCGCTGCAGACCTACCCCGAACAGTACTGGCGCCGACGCGTCGCCGGCCCCGGGGCCGTGCTGGTCATGCTCGGCGTGGAAGGGAAGCTGCCGCAGCTCGAACACCACTCGCTGCTCTTCACCAAGGACTGGGACACCAACTTCGAGGCGATCTTCGGCAAGCAGACAAAGGTGCCGGAGCCGGCGTCGATCTACGTCTGCAAGCCCAGCACCACCGATCCGCTGGTGGCGCCGGCAGGCCACGAGAACCTGTTCATCCTCGTCCCGGTACCGCCAGATCCCGGCCTCGGGGCCGGCGGGATCAACGGTGCGGGCGACGAACGGATCGAGGCCATCGCGGACGCCGTTATCGAGCAGCTCGCCGCGTGGGCCGGAATCGACAACCTCGCCGGTCGCATCCGCCTCCGCCGCACCGTGGGCCCGGCGGACTTCGCGCGCGACTACAACTCCTGGCGCGGCGGCGTGCTGGGCCCGGCGCACGTGCTCAAGCAAAGCGCCTTCCTGCGCGGCCGCAACAAAAGCCGCAAGGTGGATGGCCTTTACTATGCCGGCGGCACCACCATCCCCGGCATCGGACTGCCCATGTGCCTGATCAGCGCGGAAATCCTGCTCAAGCGCGTCCGTGGCGATATTACGACGACGGCGCTGGCCGAACCGCTGCTGCCTTCCATCGGCGCGGGGTCCGGAGCCGTGATTTGA
- a CDS encoding lycopene cyclase domain-containing protein yields the protein MTGFIYLGALLFSLAGMVILDWRLKLFVRVAPLRAGLVLLAGLVFFLTWDLSGIALGIFYRGQTQIMSGVLLAPELPLEEGVFLLFLCYLTMNLFLLFSRKLRTGTFLPVEQAVRRGGTQRKTHGEKAGSR from the coding sequence TTGACCGGCTTCATCTACCTGGGCGCGTTGCTGTTCTCGCTGGCAGGCATGGTCATCCTGGACTGGCGGCTCAAATTGTTCGTGCGGGTTGCCCCGCTGCGGGCCGGGTTGGTGCTGCTTGCCGGACTCGTGTTTTTTCTGACCTGGGATCTGAGCGGGATCGCGCTGGGCATCTTCTACCGGGGACAAACGCAGATCATGTCCGGCGTCCTGCTGGCGCCCGAATTGCCGCTGGAGGAAGGAGTCTTCCTGCTGTTCCTGTGCTACCTGACCATGAACCTGTTCCTGTTGTTCAGCCGGAAGCTCCGGACCGGCACGTTCCTGCCGGTGGAGCAAGCGGTCCGGCGTGGTGGAACACAGCGGAAAACGCATGGCGAAAAGGCAGGCTCCCGATGA
- a CDS encoding prenyltransferase, translating into MNDLKPASVLRNLFVSSRPVSWVNTAYPFAAAYLLTAQTPDLPLVLGTLFFLIPYNLMMYGINDVFDYESDVLNPRKGGAEGAVLDRSLHRITLRAALLLPLPFVLYLLAIGTWLSALVLALSLFAVVAYSAPGLRFKERPFVDSMTSSFHFVSPALFGLVLAGADFTGGLWALLGAFFLWGMASQAFGAVQDIIADRQGGVGSVGTVLGAAATVKYALAAYALAGLLMLFTGWPGMLGALLAVPYLANIWAFRSLQDNDAERSNAGWKRFLWLNYVTGFLVTMLLLWYAAAR; encoded by the coding sequence ATGAATGACCTCAAGCCGGCCTCCGTGCTGCGCAATCTGTTTGTGTCCTCGCGGCCGGTCTCGTGGGTCAACACGGCCTATCCGTTCGCTGCGGCCTACCTGCTCACCGCCCAGACGCCGGACCTGCCGCTGGTGCTGGGCACGCTGTTCTTCCTGATCCCGTACAACCTGATGATGTATGGCATCAACGATGTCTTCGACTACGAATCCGATGTGCTCAACCCGCGCAAGGGCGGGGCCGAGGGCGCGGTGCTGGACAGGTCGCTGCACCGGATCACGCTGCGGGCCGCGTTGCTGCTGCCGCTGCCGTTCGTGCTGTACCTGCTGGCGATCGGGACCTGGCTGTCCGCGCTGGTGCTGGCGCTGAGCCTGTTCGCCGTGGTGGCCTACAGTGCGCCCGGGCTGCGGTTCAAGGAGCGCCCGTTCGTGGACTCTATGACCTCCAGTTTCCATTTTGTCAGTCCGGCACTGTTCGGGCTGGTGCTGGCGGGCGCGGACTTTACCGGTGGACTCTGGGCGCTGTTGGGCGCATTCTTCCTATGGGGGATGGCGAGCCAGGCCTTCGGTGCTGTGCAGGACATCATCGCGGACCGGCAGGGCGGCGTCGGGTCGGTGGGCACGGTGCTCGGGGCCGCGGCGACGGTTAAGTACGCGCTCGCCGCCTACGCGCTTGCCGGGCTGCTGATGCTCTTCACCGGCTGGCCGGGCATGCTCGGGGCGTTGCTGGCCGTGCCGTACCTCGCCAACATCTGGGCGTTCAGATCACTTCAGGACAACGACGCCGAACGCAGCAATGCCGGCTGGAAGCGTTTCCTCTGGCTGAACTACGTGACCGGATTCCTGGTGACCATGCTGCTGCTCTGGTACGCCGCGGCCCGCTGA
- a CDS encoding glycosyltransferase family A protein translates to MGSGISVVIPCLDDAGPLEACLRSLAGQLDPPDEIIVVDNGCTDNSAEVAARFGARVIVEPAPGIPAAASAGYDAAIGDVIARCDADSVLPADWLRRIAVAFADDPDLAALTGSGTFALPRPAAVVLSFLYLRAYYLAAGAALAHWPLFGSNMALRRSCWLEVRDQVHRRDPDLHDDLCLSFHLGPLRRIRFDRQLTSGMSPRAIASVSSLRLRFRRARHTLSVHWADQAPAQRWQARLAATRRRRSA, encoded by the coding sequence ATGGGCTCCGGCATCTCCGTGGTGATTCCCTGCCTTGACGACGCGGGTCCGCTGGAAGCGTGCCTGCGCTCGCTCGCCGGCCAATTGGACCCGCCGGATGAAATCATCGTGGTGGATAACGGCTGCACGGATAACAGCGCCGAGGTCGCCGCCCGTTTCGGTGCCCGGGTCATTGTGGAACCGGCACCGGGTATCCCGGCCGCAGCGTCGGCCGGCTACGATGCGGCCATCGGTGACGTCATTGCCCGGTGCGACGCCGACTCGGTCCTCCCGGCGGACTGGCTCCGGCGTATTGCGGTGGCGTTCGCCGATGACCCGGACCTTGCCGCACTGACCGGAAGCGGCACCTTCGCACTCCCCCGGCCCGCCGCCGTCGTACTTTCCTTCCTTTATTTGCGCGCCTATTATCTGGCCGCCGGCGCGGCACTGGCCCACTGGCCGCTGTTCGGTTCCAACATGGCATTGCGCAGATCGTGCTGGTTGGAAGTCCGCGACCAGGTCCACCGGCGGGATCCGGACCTCCACGACGATCTGTGCCTGAGTTTCCACCTTGGGCCGCTGCGCAGGATCCGTTTCGACCGGCAGCTGACGTCGGGCATGTCCCCGCGGGCCATTGCCAGCGTGTCCAGCCTGAGGCTGCGGTTCCGGCGGGCCCGGCATACCCTGTCCGTACACTGGGCAGATCAAGCGCCCGCCCAACGTTGGCAGGCACGCCTGGCCGCGACACGAAGGAGACGCTCCGCATGA
- a CDS encoding polyprenyl synthetase family protein translates to MTIPMERQAAPASRTEQHHDRTERVLEQYFDGARRQAGAMGVAYGELWDVLRRGTQGGKRLRPELVFTAYSGLGGTDFDAVAPVAAAFELLHTALILHDDVIDRDFKRRGVKNLAGEFRERAVRQGFPMDQAEHRGQSVAIIAGDLALTGAYKLIAGTELGGELRLRLLEELDAAVFASAGGELLDVEFAGAPLAPTLPQVMTMSRLKTAVYSFEAPLRTGAILAGADLLAVETIGTAGRFMGTAYQLVDDLLGTFGDESVTGKTASGDLAEAKSTPLMVYARNTPEWPRIAAVLDQGIRTPEQADKVRRVLESCGARAYVEDLIECYTARARAALEDSQLPPQLLTALDGVLNRAVQRRR, encoded by the coding sequence ATGACGATCCCGATGGAACGCCAGGCGGCGCCTGCCTCCCGCACTGAACAGCACCACGATCGCACTGAGCGTGTGCTGGAACAGTATTTCGACGGGGCGCGGCGCCAAGCCGGAGCCATGGGAGTAGCTTATGGCGAATTGTGGGACGTGTTGCGCCGCGGCACGCAGGGCGGCAAGCGGCTGCGGCCGGAGCTGGTGTTCACCGCCTACAGCGGCCTGGGTGGCACCGATTTTGACGCCGTGGCACCGGTAGCAGCGGCGTTCGAACTCCTGCACACCGCGTTGATCCTGCACGACGACGTAATCGACCGCGACTTCAAGCGCCGCGGTGTGAAGAACCTTGCCGGTGAATTCCGCGAACGTGCCGTCCGCCAGGGGTTTCCCATGGATCAGGCAGAACACCGCGGCCAGTCCGTAGCGATCATCGCCGGCGACCTTGCCTTGACCGGGGCCTACAAGCTGATTGCCGGCACGGAGCTTGGCGGCGAGCTGCGGCTGCGGCTGCTGGAAGAGTTGGATGCCGCAGTCTTCGCTTCCGCTGGCGGTGAGCTGCTGGACGTGGAGTTTGCCGGCGCGCCGCTGGCTCCCACGCTGCCGCAGGTGATGACGATGTCGCGGCTGAAGACCGCTGTGTACTCGTTCGAAGCACCGCTGCGCACCGGGGCCATCCTGGCCGGCGCCGACTTGCTGGCCGTGGAGACCATCGGCACGGCCGGCCGGTTCATGGGTACCGCCTATCAGCTCGTGGATGATCTGCTGGGGACCTTCGGCGACGAATCCGTCACCGGCAAGACCGCCTCGGGTGATCTGGCGGAGGCCAAGTCGACGCCGCTGATGGTCTACGCCCGGAACACGCCTGAATGGCCCCGGATCGCGGCTGTGCTGGACCAGGGGATCCGCACCCCCGAGCAGGCGGATAAGGTCCGACGGGTGCTGGAGAGCTGCGGAGCACGAGCCTACGTCGAGGACCTGATTGAGTGCTACACCGCCCGTGCCCGGGCCGCCCTGGAAGATTCACAGCTGCCGCCACAGCTGCTGACTGCGCTCGACGGCGTCCTCAACCGTGCCGTCCAAAGGAGACGATGA